A stretch of Pseudoprevotella muciniphila DNA encodes these proteins:
- a CDS encoding outer membrane beta-barrel protein — MKKLLLTALVALVGITASAQVYVGGELGFWRNYDANETYLTVNPEVGYNLNDKWAVGVDLGYGYEYDNGAKVRSFKVNPYLRYKIADFGPVNVFIDGEAGVGSRHLVHGGTVTEWEVGVKPGVAVNLNEKLSFVTHFGFVGYRDNDSREAWGGTDSGLGAMFSGKELTFGLYYNF, encoded by the coding sequence ATGAAAAAGTTATTGTTAACAGCACTCGTTGCATTGGTAGGTATCACTGCAAGTGCACAGGTTTACGTTGGTGGAGAACTCGGTTTCTGGCGCAACTATGACGCTAACGAAACTTACCTCACCGTTAATCCTGAAGTAGGTTACAACCTCAACGACAAATGGGCAGTAGGTGTTGATCTTGGCTATGGTTATGAATATGACAATGGCGCAAAGGTTCGTTCCTTCAAGGTTAATCCCTATCTGCGCTACAAGATTGCCGACTTTGGTCCGGTTAACGTATTCATTGATGGCGAAGCCGGTGTAGGTAGCCGTCACCTTGTACACGGTGGCACTGTTACCGAATGGGAAGTAGGTGTAAAGCCCGGTGTTGCAGTAAACCTCAATGAGAAACTGAGCTTCGTTACTCACTTCGGCTTTGTAGGCTATCGCGACAACGATTCTCGTGAAGCTTGGGGAGGAACTGATTCAGGTCTCGGCGCTATGTTTAGCGGCAAGGAACTGACCTTCGGTCTCTATTACAACTTCTAA
- a CDS encoding outer membrane beta-barrel protein: protein MKKILLAIICTMMALGASAQADFEIKDRFYIGGSVGWWRNFDTDRNGFAILPEVGYKMNEKWTGGITIGYINSSSVEVKEDPTIADLDSRTKAFIIEPYARYNVLKAGPVAFFVEGVVGVASSKTDTDDESHGSFRVGLKPGAAVQLGKKFSAVTHIGFVGYGDSRPRLFKNGYGFDFRGNNISFGLYYHL from the coding sequence ATGAAAAAGATACTTCTTGCAATCATTTGCACCATGATGGCGCTTGGAGCGTCTGCACAAGCCGACTTTGAAATCAAGGACCGCTTCTATATCGGTGGTTCTGTGGGGTGGTGGCGTAATTTCGACACCGACCGCAATGGCTTTGCAATCCTACCAGAAGTGGGTTACAAGATGAATGAAAAATGGACGGGTGGTATAACAATCGGGTATATCAATTCTTCGTCCGTCGAAGTGAAGGAAGACCCTACTATAGCTGACCTCGATTCGCGCACAAAAGCCTTTATCATTGAACCATACGCTCGCTACAATGTGCTCAAGGCCGGTCCTGTGGCTTTCTTTGTGGAAGGTGTTGTAGGTGTCGCCTCAAGTAAGACTGATACCGACGACGAGTCGCATGGCAGTTTTCGCGTAGGTCTTAAACCGGGAGCGGCTGTGCAGCTTGGCAAAAAGTTTTCTGCAGTAACTCATATAGGTTTTGTGGGTTACGGAGATAGTAGGCCTCGTCTGTTTAAGAATGGTTACGGCTTCGATTTTCGTGGTAATAACATCTCTTTCGGTCTTTATTACCACCTCTGA
- a CDS encoding lipopolysaccharide biosynthesis protein, translated as MSIRTQAVKGVAWSSVGTIGAGLLNFILTMILARFLDPADFGLLELLAIFTILSEAVIDSGFSQAIIRDKTATDKDLSSVFFLNILIGLVLYAALFACAPLIAGFYNEPKLIDVSRFAFLVLIFNSGTIVQNANYSRNLDFKRPAIASVLAICISGTLSVYMAFNDYGVWALATNMVAYAGLKMLFFWVFSKWKPILAFSRQSLHKYFAFGGFLLIQGLVDKFVSNLESLLIGKVYTKAQLGYFSQARKLDSYIAQTTTSVIQRVTYPLLAKINNGTQELKSGYRRILKITMFAMVPLMLFSVASADSMIFTFFGPKWAKTVPYFQIWCLCGLLVSFYSIFINLIMVKGKSKNLLLISLARQALRVLVIVLLLHIGIMQMLYGILAVTLLSAMVYSVYSMHLIGYRIRELAADMMPIVATALVAGIATFFLPKAFNLGTSIPLFFGQMAVMATIYLLLNALTKNATFLEVKDIFDSMIKRKKVDSL; from the coding sequence ATGAGTATCAGGACACAGGCCGTAAAAGGCGTGGCATGGTCTTCAGTAGGGACAATAGGGGCTGGACTGCTCAATTTCATCCTTACGATGATATTGGCGAGGTTCCTCGACCCTGCCGACTTCGGATTGCTGGAACTCCTGGCGATATTTACCATCCTCTCCGAGGCAGTCATCGACAGTGGGTTCAGTCAGGCGATTATACGCGACAAGACAGCCACGGACAAGGACCTCTCGTCAGTGTTTTTTCTCAACATACTCATCGGACTGGTGCTCTATGCAGCACTCTTCGCCTGCGCACCCCTCATTGCCGGTTTCTACAACGAGCCCAAACTCATCGACGTGTCGCGTTTTGCCTTCCTCGTACTGATTTTCAACTCAGGAACGATAGTGCAGAATGCCAACTATTCCAGAAACCTCGATTTCAAGCGCCCCGCCATAGCATCCGTGCTGGCGATATGCATCTCCGGAACGCTGTCGGTCTATATGGCGTTCAACGATTATGGCGTATGGGCACTTGCCACGAACATGGTGGCGTATGCAGGGCTGAAGATGCTCTTCTTCTGGGTGTTCAGCAAATGGAAACCCATACTTGCCTTTTCCCGACAGTCGCTCCACAAATATTTCGCCTTCGGAGGATTTCTGCTCATACAGGGACTGGTGGATAAGTTCGTGTCCAACCTCGAGTCGCTGCTCATCGGAAAAGTATATACCAAAGCACAACTCGGCTATTTCTCGCAGGCTCGGAAACTCGATTCCTACATTGCGCAGACCACCACATCGGTCATACAGCGCGTAACGTACCCCCTGCTGGCGAAAATCAACAACGGCACGCAGGAACTGAAAAGCGGATACAGGAGAATACTCAAAATCACCATGTTCGCCATGGTGCCGCTGATGCTCTTCTCCGTGGCTTCGGCAGACAGCATGATCTTCACCTTCTTCGGACCGAAATGGGCAAAGACGGTGCCATATTTCCAGATATGGTGTCTCTGCGGACTGCTCGTCAGTTTCTATTCCATTTTTATCAATCTCATCATGGTGAAGGGCAAAAGCAAGAACCTGCTCCTCATTTCCCTCGCCAGACAAGCGCTCAGAGTTCTGGTCATCGTGCTCCTGCTCCACATAGGCATTATGCAGATGCTATACGGTATTCTGGCGGTAACCCTCCTCTCCGCAATGGTCTATTCGGTCTATTCCATGCACCTTATAGGCTACCGCATCCGGGAACTCGCAGCCGACATGATGCCCATAGTGGCAACAGCCCTCGTGGCAGGCATCGCAACGTTCTTCTTGCCAAAAGCCTTCAACCTCGGAACGAGCATACCGCTCTTCTTCGGTCAGATGGCTGTCATGGCGACAATATACCTGCTCCTCAACGCACTGACGAAGAATGCCACCTTCCTCGAGGTAAAGGATATCTTCGACAGTATGATTAAGAGAAAGAAAGTTGACAGTTTATAG
- a CDS encoding acyltransferase translates to MLNKFWNQKPLGLISAIGKLFSVVWNRWSVKWHSFIYTRNLGSVGQHVRIYKDCFFRNPKTIHLGNGVYVGEHTELTNVEIPTGILNVEDGVSIDMRCRIDYSGGLEIGQGTHIAWGTYIITHTHGYDHNNAPEPCPLRIGKNVFIGAKVIITPNVATIGDNAMIGTGSVVTKDVPENAVVAGNPARIIKYRELS, encoded by the coding sequence ATGCTGAACAAATTCTGGAACCAGAAGCCCTTAGGGCTGATTTCAGCCATTGGGAAACTCTTCTCCGTGGTATGGAACCGTTGGTCCGTGAAGTGGCATTCTTTCATCTATACGCGCAACCTCGGCAGTGTGGGGCAGCATGTGCGCATCTACAAGGACTGTTTTTTCAGAAATCCTAAAACCATTCATCTGGGCAACGGTGTTTACGTGGGCGAACACACAGAGTTGACAAATGTGGAGATACCCACAGGCATCCTCAATGTTGAAGACGGTGTAAGCATTGACATGAGGTGTCGTATCGACTATTCCGGCGGATTAGAAATAGGGCAGGGCACACACATCGCCTGGGGCACTTATATCATCACGCACACACACGGCTACGACCATAACAATGCACCCGAGCCCTGCCCGCTCAGAATAGGAAAGAACGTGTTCATAGGGGCTAAGGTCATCATCACGCCCAATGTGGCAACCATAGGCGACAATGCTATGATAGGTACAGGCTCCGTAGTAACTAAGGACGTGCCCGAAAATGCCGTTGTGGCAGGAAATCCTGCACGAATTATCAAATACCGCGAACTGTCATGA
- a CDS encoding glycosyltransferase family 4 protein has translation MRILMPSNLFYPSNMGGPARTLYWLAKELVANGVEATVVTTSNFIASGLVQEDEWLDVDGIRVRYCKGNYRFSAKVVHNACKEMRQCDAVLFSSLCFLPNFFIALWALLTRKKIIWSPRGELFDSAIKGSKCKLFYFALLKNLFAKKALFHATSSTEETHIRKYFGQHCRTVVLPNYVEMPKKIERDKNPDPYFLYMGRIAPIKAIDRLVEACCKSEAFRRSSYKLLLAGIREGDYYKQLEKTISDHHLEERIQFLGEVSGNKKFQLYADARYLFLVSHSENFGNVVVEALSQGTPVVASKGTPWVTLEESNAGYWIDNSVEEITQTVDQLIEQNDAQYADMRHNAEQLAQAFDISRNIHHWISLLVDSK, from the coding sequence ATGAGAATTCTGATGCCATCTAATCTGTTCTACCCTTCGAATATGGGCGGACCAGCCAGGACACTTTATTGGTTGGCAAAAGAATTGGTGGCGAATGGTGTAGAGGCTACGGTTGTTACAACATCAAACTTTATTGCTTCTGGCTTAGTGCAAGAGGACGAATGGTTGGATGTTGATGGCATTCGCGTTCGCTATTGCAAGGGTAATTATAGATTTTCAGCCAAAGTGGTGCATAATGCGTGTAAGGAGATGCGCCAATGCGATGCTGTTCTCTTCTCATCGCTATGCTTTCTGCCCAACTTCTTTATTGCACTCTGGGCATTACTTACACGAAAGAAAATTATTTGGTCGCCGCGTGGAGAACTCTTTGATAGTGCGATAAAGGGAAGCAAATGCAAATTGTTCTATTTCGCACTGCTCAAAAATCTATTTGCTAAAAAGGCTCTTTTTCATGCTACTTCTTCAACCGAAGAAACCCATATACGAAAATATTTCGGACAGCATTGTCGTACAGTAGTGCTGCCTAATTATGTGGAGATGCCTAAGAAGATTGAGCGCGACAAAAATCCTGATCCGTATTTCCTCTATATGGGGAGAATAGCCCCCATCAAGGCCATCGATCGTTTGGTGGAAGCCTGCTGTAAGTCGGAAGCTTTCCGCCGTTCTTCATATAAATTGCTTCTTGCAGGCATCAGAGAGGGCGATTACTATAAACAGTTGGAAAAGACAATCAGTGACCATCACCTTGAAGAACGTATCCAGTTTTTAGGAGAAGTGTCGGGCAATAAGAAATTCCAACTCTATGCCGATGCGCGTTACTTATTCCTTGTTTCTCACTCTGAGAATTTCGGCAATGTAGTAGTGGAAGCACTTTCGCAGGGAACACCAGTTGTGGCATCGAAAGGTACACCATGGGTAACCCTTGAAGAGAGCAATGCTGGTTATTGGATAGATAACAGTGTAGAAGAAATCACTCAGACTGTGGATCAACTTATCGAACAAAATGATGCGCAATATGCGGATATGCGACATAATGCTGAACAACTCGCGCAGGCATTCGATATTTCGCGCAATATTCACCATTGGATTTCTCTGCTCGTAGATTCAAAATAA
- a CDS encoding polysaccharide biosynthesis protein, whose product MSVFKDKVLLITGGTGSFGNAVLRRFLNSDIKEIRILSRDEKKQDDMRHALQNPKVKFYIGDVRNKQSVDIAMDGVDYVFAAAALKQVPSCEFFPIEAVRTNIIGTNNVLLSAVEHGVKNVVVLSTDKAAYPINAMGMSKALMEKVAIAKGRELGEGARTTICCTRYGNVMASRGSVIPLWVEQMTEGKPITITDPNMTRFMMTLDDAVDLVIYAFTHGHNGDLFVQKAPAATLSTLAQAIKEVYTKVDAKYADTEVKVIGTRHGEKLYETLVTREEMIRAIDMGDYYRIPCDTRDLNYDKFFTEGDQNLSTIEDYHSHNTRRLDVEGMKELLMRLRFVQEDLGMLPRQKARDIRSE is encoded by the coding sequence ATGTCAGTATTCAAAGACAAAGTATTGTTAATCACAGGAGGAACAGGCTCTTTCGGCAATGCTGTATTGCGCCGTTTCCTCAATTCCGACATTAAGGAAATACGTATCCTCTCGCGCGACGAGAAGAAGCAGGACGATATGCGTCATGCTTTGCAAAATCCGAAAGTAAAGTTCTACATTGGTGATGTACGAAACAAGCAATCGGTGGACATCGCCATGGACGGTGTTGACTATGTTTTCGCTGCCGCAGCGCTCAAGCAAGTGCCCTCTTGCGAATTTTTCCCCATCGAGGCGGTAAGAACAAACATCATAGGTACGAACAACGTGTTGCTTTCTGCAGTGGAACACGGTGTGAAGAACGTAGTGGTGCTTTCCACCGACAAGGCAGCATACCCCATCAATGCCATGGGTATGAGCAAGGCGCTAATGGAGAAAGTGGCAATAGCCAAAGGGCGTGAGTTGGGCGAAGGCGCAAGAACCACCATCTGCTGCACACGCTACGGCAACGTGATGGCAAGCCGCGGTTCTGTCATACCCCTTTGGGTGGAGCAGATGACGGAAGGCAAACCCATCACCATCACCGACCCCAACATGACGCGCTTCATGATGACGCTCGATGATGCAGTGGACCTCGTCATCTACGCCTTCACGCACGGACACAACGGTGACCTCTTCGTGCAGAAAGCACCGGCAGCAACACTTTCCACTTTGGCACAAGCCATTAAGGAGGTATATACCAAAGTGGATGCCAAATATGCAGACACGGAAGTTAAAGTCATTGGGACACGCCATGGTGAGAAACTCTATGAGACCCTCGTTACGCGTGAAGAAATGATCCGCGCCATCGACATGGGAGACTACTACCGCATACCCTGCGACACACGCGACCTTAATTATGACAAATTCTTTACCGAAGGCGACCAGAACCTCTCAACCATCGAGGACTACCACAGCCACAACACGCGACGTCTTGACGTGGAGGGCATGAAGGAACTGCTGATGCGCCTGCGCTTCGTTCAGGAAGACCTGGGCATGCTCCCCCGGCAGAAGGCGCGTGATATACGTTCTGAGTAG
- a CDS encoding polysaccharide biosynthesis C-terminal domain-containing protein, whose product MNILVTGAKGFVGKNLCANLNNIRDGKDKTRPDLVIDNVWEYDIDTPAEKLAEWCKEADFVFNLAGVNRPKTQEEFMKGNFGFASTLLDTLKEAGNTCPVMLSSSQQASLTGRFGNSEYGRSKKAGEDLFLDYQEDTSAKVLIYRFPNLFGKWCRPNYNSAIATFCNNIANDLPIQVNDRSVEMELLYIDDLVSEMFDALENKEHRCEFEGLNVIENQNGRYCYCPVTHMVTLGEIVDMIYAFAEQPSTLLIPEIPENSLAKKLYSTYLSYLPKEKIAFPLRMNADNRGSFTELVHTANSGQVSINISKPGITKGQHWHNTKWEFFIVVAGHGLIQMRKLDTDEVIEFEVDGDNIQCVHMLPGYTHNIINLSETENLVTVMYCNEIFNPNKPDTFYETV is encoded by the coding sequence ATGAACATTCTCGTAACAGGTGCCAAAGGATTTGTAGGCAAGAATCTATGTGCCAACCTGAATAACATCAGGGACGGTAAGGACAAGACCAGACCGGACTTGGTGATTGACAATGTTTGGGAGTATGACATAGACACCCCTGCGGAAAAGTTGGCAGAATGGTGTAAGGAAGCCGACTTTGTATTCAATCTGGCAGGCGTCAATCGCCCCAAGACTCAGGAGGAATTCATGAAAGGCAACTTCGGCTTTGCCTCAACGCTCCTCGACACACTGAAGGAAGCAGGAAATACCTGTCCCGTGATGCTCAGCTCTTCGCAGCAGGCATCGCTGACGGGCCGCTTCGGAAATTCCGAATATGGGCGTAGCAAGAAGGCCGGAGAAGACCTGTTCCTTGATTATCAGGAAGATACAAGCGCAAAAGTCCTTATCTACCGCTTTCCCAATCTCTTTGGCAAATGGTGCCGACCCAACTACAATTCAGCAATAGCCACGTTCTGCAACAATATAGCCAACGACCTGCCCATCCAGGTCAACGATAGGAGCGTCGAGATGGAATTGCTTTACATTGACGACCTCGTATCGGAGATGTTTGATGCTTTGGAAAACAAGGAACATCGGTGTGAGTTTGAGGGATTAAACGTAATTGAAAATCAAAACGGAAGATATTGCTATTGCCCCGTAACACACATGGTAACCCTCGGCGAGATAGTTGACATGATCTACGCTTTTGCCGAACAACCGTCAACATTGCTGATACCTGAAATACCTGAAAATTCACTGGCTAAAAAACTCTATTCCACCTATCTGAGTTATCTGCCCAAGGAAAAAATTGCCTTTCCCCTGAGAATGAACGCAGACAACAGAGGCTCTTTCACGGAACTGGTACATACAGCCAACAGCGGACAGGTAAGTATAAACATTTCCAAGCCGGGCATCACGAAAGGACAGCATTGGCACAACACCAAGTGGGAATTCTTCATTGTGGTTGCCGGCCATGGCCTGATTCAGATGCGCAAACTTGATACGGATGAAGTCATCGAGTTTGAGGTGGATGGCGATAACATCCAGTGCGTGCACATGCTCCCGGGATACACACACAACATCATAAACCTTTCAGAAACGGAGAATCTCGTAACAGTCATGTACTGCAACGAGATATTCAACCCCAATAAACCAGACACTTTCTATGAAACAGTTTAA
- the wecB gene encoding non-hydrolyzing UDP-N-acetylglucosamine 2-epimerase produces MKQFKNDGKLKLLIIVGTRPEIIRLAAVINKCRQYFDTLLAHTGQNYDYNLNGVFFRDLKLQEPDIYMEAVGDDLGSTMGNIIDKSYKVMVEIKPDAVLVLGDTNSCLSVIGAKRLHIPIFHMEAGNRCKDECLPEETNRRIVDIISDVNMAYSEHARRYLADCGLPKERTYVTGSPMAEVLHQNLPEIENSDIHQRLGLEKGKYILLSAHREENIDTEKNFLSLFTAINRMAEKYDMPILYSCHPRSRKRIEAANFKLDARVIQHEPLGFHDYNCLQMNAFAVVSDSGTLPEESSFFTSVGHPFPAVCIRTSTERPEAIDKACFIIAGIDEKSLLQAVDTAVELNKDGHYGIPVPDYVEENVSTKVVKIIQSYVGIVNKMVWRKF; encoded by the coding sequence ATGAAACAGTTTAAGAACGACGGAAAACTGAAACTGCTGATTATTGTAGGCACAAGACCGGAAATCATACGACTGGCTGCCGTAATCAACAAGTGCAGGCAGTATTTCGATACATTATTGGCACATACGGGGCAGAACTACGACTACAACCTTAACGGGGTGTTCTTCCGCGACCTGAAACTTCAGGAACCCGACATCTATATGGAGGCTGTGGGCGATGACCTCGGCAGTACGATGGGTAATATCATCGACAAGAGCTACAAGGTCATGGTAGAAATCAAGCCCGATGCCGTATTGGTACTCGGCGACACGAACAGCTGCCTGTCGGTTATAGGTGCCAAGAGGTTGCACATTCCCATCTTCCACATGGAAGCAGGCAACCGCTGCAAGGACGAATGCCTGCCTGAAGAGACCAACCGACGCATAGTGGACATCATAAGCGACGTGAACATGGCTTATTCAGAGCATGCACGACGATATCTTGCAGACTGCGGACTGCCAAAGGAGCGTACCTACGTTACGGGGTCGCCGATGGCAGAGGTGCTGCATCAGAATTTGCCCGAAATAGAGAATAGCGACATACATCAGAGATTAGGACTCGAAAAGGGGAAGTATATATTGCTTTCGGCACATCGCGAAGAGAATATCGACACAGAGAAGAACTTTTTGTCGCTCTTCACCGCAATCAACAGGATGGCGGAAAAATACGACATGCCAATCCTCTATTCCTGCCACCCCAGAAGCCGGAAAAGGATAGAGGCAGCCAATTTCAAGTTGGACGCAAGGGTAATACAGCATGAACCGCTTGGTTTCCACGACTACAACTGCTTGCAGATGAACGCCTTTGCAGTAGTCAGCGACAGTGGTACACTGCCCGAGGAAAGTAGTTTCTTTACAAGTGTAGGGCACCCGTTCCCTGCAGTCTGCATACGTACATCTACAGAGCGCCCGGAGGCCATCGACAAGGCTTGTTTTATCATTGCAGGTATAGACGAAAAATCTCTCTTGCAAGCAGTCGATACAGCAGTGGAACTGAACAAGGACGGACACTATGGCATACCCGTTCCCGATTATGTGGAGGAGAACGTATCGACAAAGGTGGTAAAGATAATCCAGTCGTACGTGGGTATCGTCAACAAGATGGTCTGGCGAAAGTTTTGA
- a CDS encoding glycosyltransferase family 4 protein — MEKGKRILIVSEVFWPEDFLINDLAQEWQDRGHHVEVLTQYPSYPQSYVFENYRNEGYMTEDWNGIKIHRFPFIEGYRDSKIKKFSNYLSFIFGGRKLAKKIGGDFDVIFVSQTGPLTVAKPAIAAGKKHNIPVAIWTQDIWPDVVWAYGVPKNCITSWILKKVIAGIYRNCDRIFISSKLFKDAVAKYTDKSPIYAPNWLRPAVDEESDLRLDKDKINFTFTGNISRYQNLENTILGFDKAKMDNAVLNIVGDGSYADYLKQLVEEKGISNVIFHGRKPYSHMNDILEQSDVLVLPLLNSEGVKRTEPFKIQSYLNAGKPIIGILGGGGKEIIEENNLGLVADPDDVDDIARVFQNMVGYAKDHAGEVKERSKILMQTRFNKEEIVKTLTENLPVEKRFG; from the coding sequence ATGGAGAAAGGAAAAAGAATACTGATAGTCTCTGAAGTGTTCTGGCCCGAAGATTTCCTGATAAACGATCTGGCGCAGGAATGGCAGGACAGGGGACACCACGTAGAAGTCCTTACGCAATATCCGTCATATCCTCAAAGCTACGTCTTTGAGAACTATCGCAATGAAGGATACATGACGGAGGATTGGAACGGCATAAAGATACACCGCTTCCCGTTTATTGAGGGCTATCGTGACTCAAAAATCAAGAAGTTTTCCAACTATCTGTCATTCATTTTCGGTGGCAGGAAACTGGCAAAGAAAATCGGCGGAGACTTCGACGTTATTTTCGTGTCGCAGACAGGACCGCTGACAGTGGCTAAGCCGGCCATAGCAGCCGGGAAAAAGCACAACATACCCGTTGCTATATGGACACAGGACATTTGGCCCGATGTGGTATGGGCGTATGGTGTGCCCAAGAATTGCATAACTTCCTGGATTCTCAAAAAGGTAATAGCAGGCATCTACCGTAATTGTGACAGAATTTTTATTTCTTCAAAACTCTTCAAGGATGCCGTAGCGAAATATACGGACAAATCCCCGATTTATGCACCAAACTGGTTGAGACCAGCGGTAGATGAAGAAAGCGACCTCCGTCTTGACAAGGACAAGATAAATTTCACCTTTACCGGAAATATCTCACGTTATCAGAATCTGGAGAACACGATTCTGGGCTTCGACAAGGCAAAGATGGACAATGCAGTGCTGAACATAGTAGGCGATGGCTCGTATGCCGACTACCTGAAGCAACTGGTGGAAGAAAAAGGCATAAGCAATGTGATATTCCACGGAAGGAAACCATACAGCCACATGAACGACATCCTGGAGCAGAGCGATGTGCTGGTGTTGCCGTTATTAAATTCCGAGGGTGTGAAACGAACGGAACCCTTCAAGATACAATCCTATCTCAATGCTGGGAAGCCCATCATAGGTATTCTCGGCGGTGGCGGTAAGGAAATCATAGAGGAAAACAACTTGGGATTGGTGGCTGACCCCGACGATGTGGATGACATCGCACGTGTGTTCCAAAACATGGTGGGTTATGCCAAAGATCATGCCGGCGAAGTGAAAGAACGCTCGAAGATACTGATGCAGACGCGTTTCAACAAGGAAGAAATAGTAAAAACGCTGACAGAGAACCTGCCTGTGGAAAAACGATTTGGATAG
- a CDS encoding WbuC family cupin fold metalloprotein — protein MKKIDNALFNAIMEQAKTSPRRRMNFDLRTQAFEEGWKDSSQRMLNVLMKDSVVPIHRHTETSETVIVLRGSGEEVFYDDKGKETERILIIAGSDCCALQVPRNVYHTFVPKEDGTVIFEGKDRPYDPVATEEFLQG, from the coding sequence ATGAAAAAAATAGATAACGCACTGTTCAACGCAATAATGGAGCAGGCAAAGACTTCTCCACGACGCAGAATGAACTTTGACCTGCGGACACAGGCTTTTGAAGAAGGATGGAAAGATTCTTCTCAAAGAATGCTGAATGTGCTGATGAAGGATTCGGTGGTTCCCATACACAGGCACACGGAAACGTCGGAAACCGTAATAGTGCTCAGAGGAAGCGGAGAAGAAGTCTTCTATGATGACAAAGGAAAGGAAACGGAACGGATTCTTATCATAGCGGGTTCGGATTGTTGTGCACTGCAAGTGCCAAGGAATGTTTACCACACATTCGTTCCTAAAGAGGATGGCACTGTTATCTTTGAGGGGAAAGACAGACCTTACGACCCTGTAGCCACGGAGGAATTCCTGCAGGGATAA
- a CDS encoding SH3 domain-containing protein, whose protein sequence is MKRMFFAIVASLFVGLSNCFAQSAKVVVFEGDAYNYEGTNGDCYEVSWLDGYEHDPIPVSKARLETFSAEKGQGWCYVNPRVNVRQKPSIKARVMFKTSSDGENMADYAYPCFGKTKNWYKIKLPNGRFGYVRQDLARWQASGFTGPRRKPHNLSSVSY, encoded by the coding sequence ATGAAGAGAATGTTTTTTGCAATAGTGGCAAGCCTTTTTGTTGGCTTGTCAAATTGTTTTGCGCAGTCGGCAAAAGTGGTCGTCTTCGAAGGCGATGCCTACAATTACGAAGGCACCAATGGCGACTGTTATGAAGTGTCATGGCTCGATGGCTATGAGCATGATCCAATCCCCGTAAGTAAGGCACGCCTGGAAACCTTTTCTGCAGAAAAGGGGCAAGGCTGGTGCTATGTGAATCCACGCGTTAATGTGCGACAGAAACCTTCCATTAAAGCACGTGTTATGTTTAAGACGTCTTCAGATGGAGAGAATATGGCAGATTATGCATATCCTTGCTTTGGCAAAACAAAGAACTGGTACAAGATTAAACTTCCAAACGGCAGGTTCGGATATGTCCGTCAAGACTTGGCCAGATGGCAGGCCAGCGGATTTACAGGACCGAGAAGAAAACCTCACAATCTGTCATCTGTCTCATATTAG